A single region of the Gorilla gorilla gorilla isolate KB3781 chromosome 1, NHGRI_mGorGor1-v2.1_pri, whole genome shotgun sequence genome encodes:
- the TRMT13 gene encoding tRNA:m(4)X modification enzyme TRM13 homolog isoform X5: protein MATSATSPHAPGFPAEGRCGYYVEKKKRFCRMVVAAGKRFCGEHAGAAEDFYIQDINAGLRDATEIPEQLVPISSLSEEQLEKLIKKLRKASEGLNSTLKDHIMSHPALHDALNDPKNGDSATKHLKQQASILGNIENLKLLGPRRCFVEFGAGKGKLSHWVDIALKDAEKVHFILVEKVTTRFKVDGKHRKKNSVFERLQIDIQHLCLNKIPVLREEKLPVVGIGKHLCGVATDLALRCLVETYAASFEERNEEPLAKRIKNDKTEKEIYTLAKEGNEKNVPEKWNPVAGIVIALCCHHRCDWRHYVGKEYFRALGLGAVEFHYFQRMSSWATCGMRKTSLETSNSTTKRQDNQNDDSEEHDDGGYRITDDGADCLPGLLSVEDKKKIGHLCKLLIDQGRIQYLQQKGFSPALQYYTDPLVSLENVLLTALPNHSSSPETTA, encoded by the exons ATGGCGACCTCCGCGACGTCGCCGCACGCGCCTGGTTTTCCAGCTGAGGGTAGATGCGGTTACTATGTGGAAAAGAAGAAACGGTTCTGCAGGATGGTGGTGGCCGCAGGGAAAAGATTTTGTGGTGAACACGCTGGAGCCGCGGAG gaTTTCTATATTCAAGATATTAATGCAGGCTTAAGAGATGCAACAGAAATACCTGAACAATTA gtTCCAATTTCTTCTCTATCTGAAGAGCAGTTGGAAAAGTTAATTAAGAAATTGAGAAAAGCAAGTGAAG GCTTGAATTCTACACTTAAAGATCATATTATGTCCCATCCAGCGTTACACGATGCACTTAATGACCCTAAAAATGGTGATTCTGCAACCAAGCACCTGAAACAGCAG GCTTCTATTTTAGGTAACATTGAAAATTTAAAGTTACTTGGTCCAAGAAGATGCTTTGTTGAGTTTGGAGCGGGAAAGGGAAAATTATCTCATTGGGTTGATATTGCCTTAAAAGATGCTGAAAAAGTTCACTTCATCCTAGTGGAAAAGGTGACCACAAGATTCAAG GTGGatggaaaacacagaaagaaaaattcagtgtTTGAAAGACTTCAAATTGATATTCAACACTTGTGTTTGA ACAAGATTCCTGTGCTAAGAGAAGAAAAACTACCTGTGGTAGGAATTGGAAAGCATCTGTGTGGTGTGGCAACAG ATCTTGCATTACGATGTTTGGTTGAAACCTATGCTGCCAGTTTTGAGGAAAGGAATGAAGAACCTTTAGCCAAACGCATAAAGaatgataaaacagaaaaagaaatttacacTTTGGccaaggaaggaaatgaaaaaaatgtcccAGAGAAGTGGAACCCTGTGGCTGGCATTGTTATTGCACTCTGTTGTCACCACAGGTGTGATTGGAGACATTATGTGGGCAAAGAATATTTCAGGGCTCTAGGCCTTGGAGCAGTGGAATTCCACTATTTCCAGCGAATGAGTAGTTGGGCAACTTGTGGGATGCGGAAAACATCTTTGGAAACCTCAAATAGTACCACAAAGAGGCAAGATAATCAGAATGATGATAGTGAAGAGCATGATGATGGAGGATACAGAATCACAGATGATGGCGCTGATTGTTTGCCTGG GCTTCTTAGTGTTGAAGACAAGAAGAAAATAGGGCATCTTTGTAAATTGCTGATTGACCAAGGTCGAATCCAGTATTTGCAGCAGAAGGGATTCAGTCCTGCTTTGCAGTACTATACAGACCCTCTGGTGTCTTTGGAAAATGTTTTGTTAACTGCTTTACCAAATCATTCTTCATCACCAGAAACAACTGCTTAA
- the TRMT13 gene encoding tRNA:m(4)X modification enzyme TRM13 homolog isoform X3, protein MATSATSPHAPGFPAEGRCGYYVEKKKRFCRMVVAAGKRFCGEHAGAAEEEDARKRILCPLDPKHTVYEDQLAKHLKKCNSREKPKPDFYIQDINAGLRDATEIPEQLVPISSLSEEQLEKLIKKLRKASEGLNSTLKDHIMSHPALHDALNDPKNGDSATKHLKQQASILGNIENLKLLGPRRCFVEFGAGKGKLSHWVDIALKDAEKVHFILVEKVTTRFKVDGKHRKKNSVFERLQIDIQHLCLNKIPVLREEKLPVVGIGKHLCGVATDLALRCLVETYAASFEERNEEPLAKRIKNDKTEKEIYTLAKEGNEKNVPEKWNPVAGIVIALCCHHRCDWRHYVGKEYFRALGLGAVEFHYFQRMSSWATCGMRKTSLETSNSTTKRQDNQNDDSEEHDDGGYRITDDGADCLPGLLSVEDKKKIGHLCKLLIDQGRIQYLQQKGFSPALQYYTDPLVSLENVLLTALPNHSSSPETTA, encoded by the exons ATGGCGACCTCCGCGACGTCGCCGCACGCGCCTGGTTTTCCAGCTGAGGGTAGATGCGGTTACTATGTGGAAAAGAAGAAACGGTTCTGCAGGATGGTGGTGGCCGCAGGGAAAAGATTTTGTGGTGAACACGCTGGAGCCGCGGAG GAAGAAGATGCTCGGAAAAGAATCCTGTGTCCTTTAGATCCAAAACA CACAGTATATGAAGATCAACTagcaaagcatttgaaaaaatgtaaCTCAAGAGAGAAACCAAAACCT gaTTTCTATATTCAAGATATTAATGCAGGCTTAAGAGATGCAACAGAAATACCTGAACAATTA gtTCCAATTTCTTCTCTATCTGAAGAGCAGTTGGAAAAGTTAATTAAGAAATTGAGAAAAGCAAGTGAAG GCTTGAATTCTACACTTAAAGATCATATTATGTCCCATCCAGCGTTACACGATGCACTTAATGACCCTAAAAATGGTGATTCTGCAACCAAGCACCTGAAACAGCAG GCTTCTATTTTAGGTAACATTGAAAATTTAAAGTTACTTGGTCCAAGAAGATGCTTTGTTGAGTTTGGAGCGGGAAAGGGAAAATTATCTCATTGGGTTGATATTGCCTTAAAAGATGCTGAAAAAGTTCACTTCATCCTAGTGGAAAAGGTGACCACAAGATTCAAG GTGGatggaaaacacagaaagaaaaattcagtgtTTGAAAGACTTCAAATTGATATTCAACACTTGTGTTTGA ACAAGATTCCTGTGCTAAGAGAAGAAAAACTACCTGTGGTAGGAATTGGAAAGCATCTGTGTGGTGTGGCAACAG ATCTTGCATTACGATGTTTGGTTGAAACCTATGCTGCCAGTTTTGAGGAAAGGAATGAAGAACCTTTAGCCAAACGCATAAAGaatgataaaacagaaaaagaaatttacacTTTGGccaaggaaggaaatgaaaaaaatgtcccAGAGAAGTGGAACCCTGTGGCTGGCATTGTTATTGCACTCTGTTGTCACCACAGGTGTGATTGGAGACATTATGTGGGCAAAGAATATTTCAGGGCTCTAGGCCTTGGAGCAGTGGAATTCCACTATTTCCAGCGAATGAGTAGTTGGGCAACTTGTGGGATGCGGAAAACATCTTTGGAAACCTCAAATAGTACCACAAAGAGGCAAGATAATCAGAATGATGATAGTGAAGAGCATGATGATGGAGGATACAGAATCACAGATGATGGCGCTGATTGTTTGCCTGG GCTTCTTAGTGTTGAAGACAAGAAGAAAATAGGGCATCTTTGTAAATTGCTGATTGACCAAGGTCGAATCCAGTATTTGCAGCAGAAGGGATTCAGTCCTGCTTTGCAGTACTATACAGACCCTCTGGTGTCTTTGGAAAATGTTTTGTTAACTGCTTTACCAAATCATTCTTCATCACCAGAAACAACTGCTTAA
- the TRMT13 gene encoding tRNA:m(4)X modification enzyme TRM13 homolog isoform X2, translating to MATSATSPHAPGFPAEGRCGYYVEKKKRFCRMVVAAGKRFCGEHAGAAEVWYRPTLSRVGNKYLGPEEDARKRILCPLDPKHTVYEDQLAKHLKKCNSREKPKPDFYIQDINAGLRDATEIPEQLVPISSLSEEQLEKLIKKLRKASEALHDALNDPKNGDSATKHLKQQASILGNIENLKLLGPRRCFVEFGAGKGKLSHWVDIALKDAEKVHFILVEKVTTRFKVDGKHRKKNSVFERLQIDIQHLCLNKIPVLREEKLPVVGIGKHLCGVATDLALRCLVETYAASFEERNEEPLAKRIKNDKTEKEIYTLAKEGNEKNVPEKWNPVAGIVIALCCHHRCDWRHYVGKEYFRALGLGAVEFHYFQRMSSWATCGMRKTSLETSNSTTKRQDNQNDDSEEHDDGGYRITDDGADCLPGLLSVEDKKKIGHLCKLLIDQGRIQYLQQKGFSPALQYYTDPLVSLENVLLTALPNHSSSPETTA from the exons ATGGCGACCTCCGCGACGTCGCCGCACGCGCCTGGTTTTCCAGCTGAGGGTAGATGCGGTTACTATGTGGAAAAGAAGAAACGGTTCTGCAGGATGGTGGTGGCCGCAGGGAAAAGATTTTGTGGTGAACACGCTGGAGCCGCGGAGGTGTGGTATCGCCCTACTCTCTCAAGAGTCGGAAATAAGTATCTTGGTCCT GAAGAAGATGCTCGGAAAAGAATCCTGTGTCCTTTAGATCCAAAACA CACAGTATATGAAGATCAACTagcaaagcatttgaaaaaatgtaaCTCAAGAGAGAAACCAAAACCT gaTTTCTATATTCAAGATATTAATGCAGGCTTAAGAGATGCAACAGAAATACCTGAACAATTA gtTCCAATTTCTTCTCTATCTGAAGAGCAGTTGGAAAAGTTAATTAAGAAATTGAGAAAAGCAAGTGAAG CGTTACACGATGCACTTAATGACCCTAAAAATGGTGATTCTGCAACCAAGCACCTGAAACAGCAG GCTTCTATTTTAGGTAACATTGAAAATTTAAAGTTACTTGGTCCAAGAAGATGCTTTGTTGAGTTTGGAGCGGGAAAGGGAAAATTATCTCATTGGGTTGATATTGCCTTAAAAGATGCTGAAAAAGTTCACTTCATCCTAGTGGAAAAGGTGACCACAAGATTCAAG GTGGatggaaaacacagaaagaaaaattcagtgtTTGAAAGACTTCAAATTGATATTCAACACTTGTGTTTGA ACAAGATTCCTGTGCTAAGAGAAGAAAAACTACCTGTGGTAGGAATTGGAAAGCATCTGTGTGGTGTGGCAACAG ATCTTGCATTACGATGTTTGGTTGAAACCTATGCTGCCAGTTTTGAGGAAAGGAATGAAGAACCTTTAGCCAAACGCATAAAGaatgataaaacagaaaaagaaatttacacTTTGGccaaggaaggaaatgaaaaaaatgtcccAGAGAAGTGGAACCCTGTGGCTGGCATTGTTATTGCACTCTGTTGTCACCACAGGTGTGATTGGAGACATTATGTGGGCAAAGAATATTTCAGGGCTCTAGGCCTTGGAGCAGTGGAATTCCACTATTTCCAGCGAATGAGTAGTTGGGCAACTTGTGGGATGCGGAAAACATCTTTGGAAACCTCAAATAGTACCACAAAGAGGCAAGATAATCAGAATGATGATAGTGAAGAGCATGATGATGGAGGATACAGAATCACAGATGATGGCGCTGATTGTTTGCCTGG GCTTCTTAGTGTTGAAGACAAGAAGAAAATAGGGCATCTTTGTAAATTGCTGATTGACCAAGGTCGAATCCAGTATTTGCAGCAGAAGGGATTCAGTCCTGCTTTGCAGTACTATACAGACCCTCTGGTGTCTTTGGAAAATGTTTTGTTAACTGCTTTACCAAATCATTCTTCATCACCAGAAACAACTGCTTAA
- the TRMT13 gene encoding tRNA:m(4)X modification enzyme TRM13 homolog isoform X4, translating into MATSATSPHAPGFPAEGRCGYYVEKKKRFCRMVVAAGKRFCGEHAGAAEEEDARKRILCPLDPKHTVYEDQLAKHLKKCNSREKPKPDFYIQDINAGLRDATEIPEQLVPISSLSEEQLEKLIKKLRKASEALHDALNDPKNGDSATKHLKQQASILGNIENLKLLGPRRCFVEFGAGKGKLSHWVDIALKDAEKVHFILVEKVTTRFKVDGKHRKKNSVFERLQIDIQHLCLNKIPVLREEKLPVVGIGKHLCGVATDLALRCLVETYAASFEERNEEPLAKRIKNDKTEKEIYTLAKEGNEKNVPEKWNPVAGIVIALCCHHRCDWRHYVGKEYFRALGLGAVEFHYFQRMSSWATCGMRKTSLETSNSTTKRQDNQNDDSEEHDDGGYRITDDGADCLPGLLSVEDKKKIGHLCKLLIDQGRIQYLQQKGFSPALQYYTDPLVSLENVLLTALPNHSSSPETTA; encoded by the exons ATGGCGACCTCCGCGACGTCGCCGCACGCGCCTGGTTTTCCAGCTGAGGGTAGATGCGGTTACTATGTGGAAAAGAAGAAACGGTTCTGCAGGATGGTGGTGGCCGCAGGGAAAAGATTTTGTGGTGAACACGCTGGAGCCGCGGAG GAAGAAGATGCTCGGAAAAGAATCCTGTGTCCTTTAGATCCAAAACA CACAGTATATGAAGATCAACTagcaaagcatttgaaaaaatgtaaCTCAAGAGAGAAACCAAAACCT gaTTTCTATATTCAAGATATTAATGCAGGCTTAAGAGATGCAACAGAAATACCTGAACAATTA gtTCCAATTTCTTCTCTATCTGAAGAGCAGTTGGAAAAGTTAATTAAGAAATTGAGAAAAGCAAGTGAAG CGTTACACGATGCACTTAATGACCCTAAAAATGGTGATTCTGCAACCAAGCACCTGAAACAGCAG GCTTCTATTTTAGGTAACATTGAAAATTTAAAGTTACTTGGTCCAAGAAGATGCTTTGTTGAGTTTGGAGCGGGAAAGGGAAAATTATCTCATTGGGTTGATATTGCCTTAAAAGATGCTGAAAAAGTTCACTTCATCCTAGTGGAAAAGGTGACCACAAGATTCAAG GTGGatggaaaacacagaaagaaaaattcagtgtTTGAAAGACTTCAAATTGATATTCAACACTTGTGTTTGA ACAAGATTCCTGTGCTAAGAGAAGAAAAACTACCTGTGGTAGGAATTGGAAAGCATCTGTGTGGTGTGGCAACAG ATCTTGCATTACGATGTTTGGTTGAAACCTATGCTGCCAGTTTTGAGGAAAGGAATGAAGAACCTTTAGCCAAACGCATAAAGaatgataaaacagaaaaagaaatttacacTTTGGccaaggaaggaaatgaaaaaaatgtcccAGAGAAGTGGAACCCTGTGGCTGGCATTGTTATTGCACTCTGTTGTCACCACAGGTGTGATTGGAGACATTATGTGGGCAAAGAATATTTCAGGGCTCTAGGCCTTGGAGCAGTGGAATTCCACTATTTCCAGCGAATGAGTAGTTGGGCAACTTGTGGGATGCGGAAAACATCTTTGGAAACCTCAAATAGTACCACAAAGAGGCAAGATAATCAGAATGATGATAGTGAAGAGCATGATGATGGAGGATACAGAATCACAGATGATGGCGCTGATTGTTTGCCTGG GCTTCTTAGTGTTGAAGACAAGAAGAAAATAGGGCATCTTTGTAAATTGCTGATTGACCAAGGTCGAATCCAGTATTTGCAGCAGAAGGGATTCAGTCCTGCTTTGCAGTACTATACAGACCCTCTGGTGTCTTTGGAAAATGTTTTGTTAACTGCTTTACCAAATCATTCTTCATCACCAGAAACAACTGCTTAA
- the TRMT13 gene encoding tRNA:m(4)X modification enzyme TRM13 homolog isoform X1: MATSATSPHAPGFPAEGRCGYYVEKKKRFCRMVVAAGKRFCGEHAGAAEVWYRPTLSRVGNKYLGPEEDARKRILCPLDPKHTVYEDQLAKHLKKCNSREKPKPDFYIQDINAGLRDATEIPEQLVPISSLSEEQLEKLIKKLRKASEGLNSTLKDHIMSHPALHDALNDPKNGDSATKHLKQQASILGNIENLKLLGPRRCFVEFGAGKGKLSHWVDIALKDAEKVHFILVEKVTTRFKVDGKHRKKNSVFERLQIDIQHLCLNKIPVLREEKLPVVGIGKHLCGVATDLALRCLVETYAASFEERNEEPLAKRIKNDKTEKEIYTLAKEGNEKNVPEKWNPVAGIVIALCCHHRCDWRHYVGKEYFRALGLGAVEFHYFQRMSSWATCGMRKTSLETSNSTTKRQDNQNDDSEEHDDGGYRITDDGADCLPGLLSVEDKKKIGHLCKLLIDQGRIQYLQQKGFSPALQYYTDPLVSLENVLLTALPNHSSSPETTA, translated from the exons ATGGCGACCTCCGCGACGTCGCCGCACGCGCCTGGTTTTCCAGCTGAGGGTAGATGCGGTTACTATGTGGAAAAGAAGAAACGGTTCTGCAGGATGGTGGTGGCCGCAGGGAAAAGATTTTGTGGTGAACACGCTGGAGCCGCGGAGGTGTGGTATCGCCCTACTCTCTCAAGAGTCGGAAATAAGTATCTTGGTCCT GAAGAAGATGCTCGGAAAAGAATCCTGTGTCCTTTAGATCCAAAACA CACAGTATATGAAGATCAACTagcaaagcatttgaaaaaatgtaaCTCAAGAGAGAAACCAAAACCT gaTTTCTATATTCAAGATATTAATGCAGGCTTAAGAGATGCAACAGAAATACCTGAACAATTA gtTCCAATTTCTTCTCTATCTGAAGAGCAGTTGGAAAAGTTAATTAAGAAATTGAGAAAAGCAAGTGAAG GCTTGAATTCTACACTTAAAGATCATATTATGTCCCATCCAGCGTTACACGATGCACTTAATGACCCTAAAAATGGTGATTCTGCAACCAAGCACCTGAAACAGCAG GCTTCTATTTTAGGTAACATTGAAAATTTAAAGTTACTTGGTCCAAGAAGATGCTTTGTTGAGTTTGGAGCGGGAAAGGGAAAATTATCTCATTGGGTTGATATTGCCTTAAAAGATGCTGAAAAAGTTCACTTCATCCTAGTGGAAAAGGTGACCACAAGATTCAAG GTGGatggaaaacacagaaagaaaaattcagtgtTTGAAAGACTTCAAATTGATATTCAACACTTGTGTTTGA ACAAGATTCCTGTGCTAAGAGAAGAAAAACTACCTGTGGTAGGAATTGGAAAGCATCTGTGTGGTGTGGCAACAG ATCTTGCATTACGATGTTTGGTTGAAACCTATGCTGCCAGTTTTGAGGAAAGGAATGAAGAACCTTTAGCCAAACGCATAAAGaatgataaaacagaaaaagaaatttacacTTTGGccaaggaaggaaatgaaaaaaatgtcccAGAGAAGTGGAACCCTGTGGCTGGCATTGTTATTGCACTCTGTTGTCACCACAGGTGTGATTGGAGACATTATGTGGGCAAAGAATATTTCAGGGCTCTAGGCCTTGGAGCAGTGGAATTCCACTATTTCCAGCGAATGAGTAGTTGGGCAACTTGTGGGATGCGGAAAACATCTTTGGAAACCTCAAATAGTACCACAAAGAGGCAAGATAATCAGAATGATGATAGTGAAGAGCATGATGATGGAGGATACAGAATCACAGATGATGGCGCTGATTGTTTGCCTGG GCTTCTTAGTGTTGAAGACAAGAAGAAAATAGGGCATCTTTGTAAATTGCTGATTGACCAAGGTCGAATCCAGTATTTGCAGCAGAAGGGATTCAGTCCTGCTTTGCAGTACTATACAGACCCTCTGGTGTCTTTGGAAAATGTTTTGTTAACTGCTTTACCAAATCATTCTTCATCACCAGAAACAACTGCTTAA
- the TRMT13 gene encoding tRNA:m(4)X modification enzyme TRM13 homolog isoform X8 → MATSATSPHAPGFPAEGRCGYYVEKKKRFCRMVVAAGKRFCGEHAGAAEEEDARKRILCPLDPKHTVYEDQLAKHLKKCNSREKPKPDFYIQDINAGLRDATEIPEQLVPISSLSEEQLEKLIKKLRKASEGLNSTLKDHIMSHPALHDALNDPKNGDSATKHLKQQASILGNIENLKLLGPRRCFVEFGAGKGKLSHWVDIALKDAEKVHFILVEKVTTRFKVDGKHRKKNSVFERLQIDIQHLCLNKIPVLREEKLPVVGIGKHLCGVATGFLVLKTRRK, encoded by the exons ATGGCGACCTCCGCGACGTCGCCGCACGCGCCTGGTTTTCCAGCTGAGGGTAGATGCGGTTACTATGTGGAAAAGAAGAAACGGTTCTGCAGGATGGTGGTGGCCGCAGGGAAAAGATTTTGTGGTGAACACGCTGGAGCCGCGGAG GAAGAAGATGCTCGGAAAAGAATCCTGTGTCCTTTAGATCCAAAACA CACAGTATATGAAGATCAACTagcaaagcatttgaaaaaatgtaaCTCAAGAGAGAAACCAAAACCT gaTTTCTATATTCAAGATATTAATGCAGGCTTAAGAGATGCAACAGAAATACCTGAACAATTA gtTCCAATTTCTTCTCTATCTGAAGAGCAGTTGGAAAAGTTAATTAAGAAATTGAGAAAAGCAAGTGAAG GCTTGAATTCTACACTTAAAGATCATATTATGTCCCATCCAGCGTTACACGATGCACTTAATGACCCTAAAAATGGTGATTCTGCAACCAAGCACCTGAAACAGCAG GCTTCTATTTTAGGTAACATTGAAAATTTAAAGTTACTTGGTCCAAGAAGATGCTTTGTTGAGTTTGGAGCGGGAAAGGGAAAATTATCTCATTGGGTTGATATTGCCTTAAAAGATGCTGAAAAAGTTCACTTCATCCTAGTGGAAAAGGTGACCACAAGATTCAAG GTGGatggaaaacacagaaagaaaaattcagtgtTTGAAAGACTTCAAATTGATATTCAACACTTGTGTTTGA ACAAGATTCCTGTGCTAAGAGAAGAAAAACTACCTGTGGTAGGAATTGGAAAGCATCTGTGTGGTGTGGCAACAG GCTTCTTAGTGTTGAAGACAAGAAGAAAATAG
- the TRMT13 gene encoding tRNA:m(4)X modification enzyme TRM13 homolog isoform X9, which translates to MATSATSPHAPGFPAEGRCGYYVEKKKRFCRMVVAAGKRFCGEHAGAAEEEDARKRILCPLDPKHTVYEDQLAKHLKKCNSREKPKPDFYIQDINAGLRDATEIPEQLVPISSLSEEQLEKLIKKLRKASEALHDALNDPKNGDSATKHLKQQASILGNIENLKLLGPRRCFVEFGAGKGKLSHWVDIALKDAEKVHFILVEKVTTRFKVDGKHRKKNSVFERLQIDIQHLCLNKIPVLREEKLPVVGIGKHLCGVATGFLVLKTRRK; encoded by the exons ATGGCGACCTCCGCGACGTCGCCGCACGCGCCTGGTTTTCCAGCTGAGGGTAGATGCGGTTACTATGTGGAAAAGAAGAAACGGTTCTGCAGGATGGTGGTGGCCGCAGGGAAAAGATTTTGTGGTGAACACGCTGGAGCCGCGGAG GAAGAAGATGCTCGGAAAAGAATCCTGTGTCCTTTAGATCCAAAACA CACAGTATATGAAGATCAACTagcaaagcatttgaaaaaatgtaaCTCAAGAGAGAAACCAAAACCT gaTTTCTATATTCAAGATATTAATGCAGGCTTAAGAGATGCAACAGAAATACCTGAACAATTA gtTCCAATTTCTTCTCTATCTGAAGAGCAGTTGGAAAAGTTAATTAAGAAATTGAGAAAAGCAAGTGAAG CGTTACACGATGCACTTAATGACCCTAAAAATGGTGATTCTGCAACCAAGCACCTGAAACAGCAG GCTTCTATTTTAGGTAACATTGAAAATTTAAAGTTACTTGGTCCAAGAAGATGCTTTGTTGAGTTTGGAGCGGGAAAGGGAAAATTATCTCATTGGGTTGATATTGCCTTAAAAGATGCTGAAAAAGTTCACTTCATCCTAGTGGAAAAGGTGACCACAAGATTCAAG GTGGatggaaaacacagaaagaaaaattcagtgtTTGAAAGACTTCAAATTGATATTCAACACTTGTGTTTGA ACAAGATTCCTGTGCTAAGAGAAGAAAAACTACCTGTGGTAGGAATTGGAAAGCATCTGTGTGGTGTGGCAACAG GCTTCTTAGTGTTGAAGACAAGAAGAAAATAG
- the TRMT13 gene encoding tRNA:m(4)X modification enzyme TRM13 homolog isoform X6, translating into MATSATSPHAPGFPAEGRCGYYVEKKKRFCRMVVAAGKRFCGEHAGAAEEEDARKRILCPLDPKHTVYEDQLAKHLKKCNSREKPKPDFYIQDINAGLRDATEIPEQLVPISSLSEEQLEKLIKKLRKASEGLNSTLKDHIMSHPALHDALNDPKNGDSATKHLKQQASILGNIENLKLLGPRRCFVEFGAGKGKLSHWVDIALKDAEKVHFILVEKVTTRFKVDGKHRKKNSVFERLQIDIQHLCLNKIPVLREEKLPVVGIGKHLCGVATDGVSLCRPDWSAVAQSRLTATSASRLQAILLPQPPELLGLQTRATTPG; encoded by the exons ATGGCGACCTCCGCGACGTCGCCGCACGCGCCTGGTTTTCCAGCTGAGGGTAGATGCGGTTACTATGTGGAAAAGAAGAAACGGTTCTGCAGGATGGTGGTGGCCGCAGGGAAAAGATTTTGTGGTGAACACGCTGGAGCCGCGGAG GAAGAAGATGCTCGGAAAAGAATCCTGTGTCCTTTAGATCCAAAACA CACAGTATATGAAGATCAACTagcaaagcatttgaaaaaatgtaaCTCAAGAGAGAAACCAAAACCT gaTTTCTATATTCAAGATATTAATGCAGGCTTAAGAGATGCAACAGAAATACCTGAACAATTA gtTCCAATTTCTTCTCTATCTGAAGAGCAGTTGGAAAAGTTAATTAAGAAATTGAGAAAAGCAAGTGAAG GCTTGAATTCTACACTTAAAGATCATATTATGTCCCATCCAGCGTTACACGATGCACTTAATGACCCTAAAAATGGTGATTCTGCAACCAAGCACCTGAAACAGCAG GCTTCTATTTTAGGTAACATTGAAAATTTAAAGTTACTTGGTCCAAGAAGATGCTTTGTTGAGTTTGGAGCGGGAAAGGGAAAATTATCTCATTGGGTTGATATTGCCTTAAAAGATGCTGAAAAAGTTCACTTCATCCTAGTGGAAAAGGTGACCACAAGATTCAAG GTGGatggaaaacacagaaagaaaaattcagtgtTTGAAAGACTTCAAATTGATATTCAACACTTGTGTTTGA ACAAGATTCCTGTGCTAAGAGAAGAAAAACTACCTGTGGTAGGAATTGGAAAGCATCTGTGTGGTGTGGCAACAG acggagtctcgctctgtcgcccagactggagtgcagtggcgcaatctcggctcactgcaacctccgcctcccggcttcaagcgattctcctgcctcagcctcccgaattgctgggactacagactcgtgccaccacgcccggctaa